One Bos taurus isolate L1 Dominette 01449 registration number 42190680 breed Hereford chromosome 4, ARS-UCD2.0, whole genome shotgun sequence genomic window, ccaggctcctctgtccatgggattttccaggcaagagtactggagtggggtgccattgccttctccaaccacatGACTATAATTACATAATTACATTGTTTATCATACTATCTTATGATATTGTACTGTAGCTTTGCAAGATGCTTCCATTGCGAGAAACTGGTAAATCAGTATAAGAGGTacttctgtattatttcttatgaAATGTTAATCTACAATCTCTATAAAtataaactttaattaaaataaaatttgaagaagTGTAGAAGTTTAATCCTTCTTTGTCAAGAATTTTGGACAACCttattgcttttcctttttttttattaattgctAAAACTCCCTTTGTCAATTTATTGTagatttagattttatttaatataaatataatttaatggtTTATACGtgattatcttaatttttatacaatttaaagGTTACTTTCTATTTACAgttgttacaaaatattggctctattccTCATGTTGTGCAGTATATCCTTAAGCCTATCTTACACCCAATAATTTGTACCTCCTTTTCTTCCACCCTTATATTGCCCCTCCCCATTGGTAATCACTGGGCTATTCTCTATATCCATGAATCTACTTATTTTTTGAtacattcactagtttgttgtattttttagattttttttaaattttattttatttttaaactttacataattgtattagttttgccaaatatcaaaatgaatccatcacaggtatacatgtgctccccatcctgaaccctcctccctcctccctccccataccatccctctcggtcgtcccagtgcaccagccccaagcatccagtatcgtgcatcgaacctggactggcatctcgtttcatacatgatattttacatgtttcaatgccattctcccaaatcttcccaccctctccctctctcacagagtccataagactgttccatacatcagtgtctcttttgctgtctcgtacacagggttattgttatcatctttctaaattccatatatatgcattagtatactgtattggtgtttttccttctggcttacttcactctgtgtaataggctccagtttcatccacctcattagaactgattcaaatgaattctttttaatggctgagtaatactccattgtgtatatgtaccatagctttcttatccattcatctgctgatggacatctaggttgcttccatgtcctggctattataaacagtgctgcgatgaacactggggtacacatgtctctttcccttctggtttcctcagtgtgtatgcccagcagtgggattgctggatcataaggcagttctatttccagttttttaaggaatctccacactgttctccatagtggctgtactagtttgcattcccaccaacagtgtaagagggttcccttttttccacaccctctccaacatttattatttgtagacttttggatcgcagccattctgactggtgtgaaatggtacctcatagtggtcttgatttgcatttctctgataatgagtgatgttgagcatcttttcatgtgtttgttagccatctgtatgtcttctttggagaaatgtctataagTTACATGATGCAATATTGTCTTTTACTGTCTGACGACTTAGCATAATTCTCTTCAagaccatccatgttgctgcaatggcaaaattttgttttcttatgtattagtagtattccattgtgtatatatacatacacaccacatcttcttcatccattcgtctgtggatggacacttagattgcttccgtATCTTGGATTTTTAAATCTGCCTATGTGATGCTATCACTTTTGGAGCTTAAGTAGCATCATGAGACATGTACTAGAATGTCTATCATCCTGGCCATGCTCACAGAACCAATTAGATGGCACATACGTCAGGGGACTGAAGCACATCTCTCCCATTTCTAGAAGAAGAAATAAGGGCATCTGGAGCCCAAAGGGGGAGAATTGGTATTTACACTAGATCTAGATGCAGCCCCAGTCAGTTCTTCCTAGATTGGGACACTGAAGGCTAAAGTTTGTTTTGGGTTATAGGAGAACATCCTAAAACCTCAGTAAGCTGGTTTCTTTGACTTTTTAGAATGACCTAGGGCtataatgtggagaaggcaatggcaccccactccactactcttgcctggaaaatcccatggacagaggagcctggtgggctacagtccatggggtctcgaagagtcggacacgactgagggacttactttcactttttactttcatgcattggagaaggaaatggcaacccactccagtgttcttgcttggagaatcccagggatgagggagcctggtgggctgccgtctctggggttgcacagagtcggacacgactgaagcgacttagcagcagcagcagcagggctataATGAAGATGTTGGTGGGAGAAGGATGGAGAACAGCCTTCCACAGGGAGAAGGGCAGCATGGAGGCCCTGCCCTTGTGAATTGGGAGTGGGGGCAGCAATTACCACTCTAATGCACGGGGCCCCTGAGGGGAATCCGTCGGCCCTGTGTTGCCAGTGAAGCGGCTGCCAAAGCTCATTAGGTCTGTGTTGGAGCTGTTTTTGGAGCTCTTGTCAACTTCCTCCCAGTAGTGTCCCTCACAGTCACAATTAGTCCCATGTGACTTACTGGAGCCCAAAGAATTTGGGAGTATCTATTCTATATGGTCCTTCCCTCTGTTAGAAGAGAAAACTCTTCACATCAGCTTAGACACAGATGGTAGCATAAATGTATATTTTGTCAGACACTGATTAATGTTTGAGAGTCACCAGCGGCATGTGGGAGTGTGGGTTTAGAAGATATAGAAACAGAAGTGATGCGACTTGTTAGAGACTTTGGGTCAAGGATATGTAACATGACTGGTGAAATTGTTCACCCTAAGTATTGCtgcaaatgtattaaaataactGCTGTGCTTAAGTTTTAGGCTtatgtacaattttttttctgcAAACTTTTCAACTCTAAGGTTTAGTACTGACATAAAGATGaagtcagggaagccccaaagtataAAATTTTTAGTTAGGTATTGATATTAACTAGCAGATAGTAGGAATATTATATTTCCAGAAAAGATAACTGTCAATTGCTTAAAGCCtcatatttcaatttttctgaaggCTTTTGTACCCAAGatatagttttcctttttaataacaGATAAATTAAGATATAAGACAATTAATGGCTTATGCAGAGACCTTAGGAACTCAAGACAGTGAACTGGACTTAGGATCTAGGTCTCCCAGCTCATCCCAGGCTTGGTTCCTCAAGAATTGTCTGTAGAGACTGCACTGTGGAGATTTGGAGACAGCTGGAATTACCCTGCCAAAGAAAATCTTGGTGTTAGCAACAGGGAGAAAGACAAGAGATACAAATAAGGTGAGGATTTATCCACTGAGGCTGTAATGAAATATATCACCAAAGGTGAATGTCAGGATTGCACATGTTTGAGAAATGGGGTCTCATAATTGGTCTAAGATTGTGTGAAGTCAGGTCACCAAATCAGGTTGGAAGGAGATCACAGGACCTGAATGAGAATAAATTAATTGTTCTTTCAGTGTGTTAAACCCATCTTTGAGATATCAGCCACCCTGAAGACCATGGGTTCTCTGTTTCTACAGAGTAAGATGATGCAAATATTCCTTCTCAGGTATGATATGCTTGCTGTCTACATCAAGCAACTCTTCAGTCATGAGTCAGAGAAAATTTCTCTAAATGAAAGTATGGACAGTGTCTATGAAAGCATCCATGGAATCTTCAGCTTTATAGAGATATGGGCGCTGAGTCATTTTGATCAACATGAAAGAAACACATCTGCAGGTTATGAGAGCTACCTTAATGTGTTTTTGTATTCAGGATTCTTACTTGTCCCAGCCAAGGTTGTCAAGAATGCCAACACTGAAGATCAAATAGCTTTaagcttgctgctaagtcacttcagtcgtgtccaactctgtgcgaccccagagatggcagcccaccaggcttccccatccgtgggattctccaggcaagaacactggagtgggctgccatttccttctccaatgcatgaaagtgaaaagtgaaaagtgaaagtgaagtcgctcagtcgtgtccgacccttagcatggactgcagcctaccaggctcctctgtccgtgggattttccaggcaagagtactggagtggggtgccattgccttctccaagctttAAGCTTAAATAAACACAATTCTTAAGTGAATCACAAGTGAATAAAGTTGaactttttaatttgttgttagGCCATGGGAAATGAGTTGTACTGGGAATCTCAaaactaattttttatttccattcctctGTCATAGAAAGAAGGCATTTTGGTAGTATTTACTGTCAGTATTAATAAACAGACTAATGGGACAAGGCACATGGAGATACTTTTACTTAGGGTCACCAAAGGGTATATTTTAGCAATGAATAATTGGTCTTTGCTCTCCAAACTCATAGCTGATTTTCCTTTAGTTTCTATATCATTCCTCATCCCTTCTCCATTTGTAAGCATCTCAGTTTTCCTTCTTGCATCATCTATTTTAAAGAGTCAAGAGATCAAGTAATTCACATCTTAAAACCTCCATTTTATGCTAATTATATCTAAAAAATTCAGGATAATATCAacagaaaaggaataaattacTAATATTTGAGTTTCAAGAATTCATGATCGGGCAAGACAGAGATACTTTGTAACAGAATGTTTCAATGGCACCTTCATATTGTATCACTTACTGTGTCACAATAATTTCCCTACATCCACCACAGACCATAAAGCACAGGCATGCAGAAGTCCTTCCATTGTGTTGCTCATGTCTAAGATGAACCACAGGGGTACGTCATTCGTCAACACTATGTCTTGAGCAGGTAGCTTggattgtttatttttgactagacaaagaaaactcaaaacaTTTTGAGAGGTGTAGTCGTGTAGTATGAGGAAGATATGGCCTAAGCATGTAAAATAGCTCCTTATCATTAAAGAAGCATTGCGTGCATGTATGCTAATAGCCCTAAAGCACCATTAGGTACCTGCAGAAAGATAAAGCAACTAGAGTTGGGACAAGTACTGAAAAAAGAACATAGACTGTCTTGTGGGGGAGGAAGCATTAACAAGACCAACTCTTAACTGTGTTTATCTTCAAACCTGGCTTTTGAACAAGAGCTGTGTTCCTTGTTCCTTGTGAGGAGGGTTTTTCTCTGCTGTTTctattaagaaaagaaacaattattttgTGGGAATAAATACCCACAAAAGTCCATTTTACCTGTTGACATCAATGAACAACACATGTTTACGGATAGCATCAAATCCCTAGAATCTGTTTAGAGTTGAAAATATCAAGCTTTAGCTTTCTGACATCAAGCGTTTAGATATACACACACTATTTACCAGTTATTTAATTGTGCATCCTGAGACCTACTAGGAATCTAGCTCTATTTAGCTGAAAGTTGATCCAAGGTAACACTAACGTTGGAGACGGTGTTTATTGCAGGTATGTGAAAACCATCAGACAAGTCCATTTCCCTTCTTTATTCAGCTATACATTTACAGATGTTATTTCTATATTCTTAGTCTGCCAGGAGTCTTAAAAGGGTTTCCATGACtgtagaaaatagaaatattttgatatcaattattttgaatttaaattactttaaaatcaaGGAAATTGCCTATAtagatagatgtgtgtgtgtgtgtatatgtatgtatatatatatatttacatacacacactgatGGGTTAAAAATAACTAGCTGACATATCCATGAAGGGTATTTAAGTATTAACAGGttatttttgtaaaatgcttTGCCCTAAAAAGCATGCATGATAATGAAtgctaaaattaataaataaaaaacatatcaGGTTCTAATGAACAAGTATTCAGACACTCCATGCCCATGATGTTCTTAATTCTGTAAGCAGTTATACATTACAAGATTTGTTTGTGCGTGAAAGAGGTataattatatttgtattttaggaCAACCAGCTAATGATGAGTGTAAGGTGAAGTGCAGTGAGGGAAGTACGTTTGTTTCTCTCCAAGGGAGGAGCTTAGATTACAACTAGTACCTATTCTGTTAAAGTCCTGCCACCAGTAATAGTTCAAAAAGTAACTTCCTCATGAATTATTTACATTTGACCTTAAATACACATactaattataaaatatgatCACATTCTCTACATAAAAGTTTAAATCTCTAACCCAATCACACATCTGGTAAGTTCATGAAAACAAGATTTAACTTCAGATCTCTCCATGAGACACTAGCCTGCTTTGTACTATCCATGTGCCActtctgaatctttttttttttttttggtaggttatttattcatttcctcaTGCAGATTTATGTAGGGTTATCAACATTGTTTATCAACTTACCTCTCATTGTCACTTACCATCCCCTCTTGTCCTGGAAACTAGTGTAAATTGGAAGGATATAAAACTGCACTGCATTATTGCCAGGCTATGAAGAACTCCCTCAGACCACTCTATACTTTAGAAGGCAATGGTTTGCATTACTTGCGTGAAGTAGATATAATGCATACCAGAATCAGGCCTGACATCTTGGCCGAAAACACTCTAAAACATCTGGCTAAGGCTGGAAGGTTGAATACAGTATGCATTCTTTTAAGAAGTTATTCTTATAGTTAATTCAACAGCTTCTACAATTTTTGTCTCTTTCTGCAGATTAATAACCTCACATTTTTTTAATGGGAGCAAATAACCAGACTTGGGTGAGAGAATTCATTCTCCTCGGCCTGTCCAATGACTGGGACACTCAGGTCACTCTCTTCGTCTTGTTCTCAGTCACTTACCTGCTGACCCTGCTGGGGAACGTCCTCATTGTTCTTCTGATCAGACTGGACAGCCGACTCCACACTCCCATGTATTTCTTTCTCACCAACCTCTCCCTTGTTGATGTCTCCTATGCCACAAGCATCGTTCCTCAGATGCTGGTGCATTTTCTTGCGGAGCATAAAGGGATCCCCTATGTCAGCTGTGCAGCCCAGTTATTCTTCTCCCTGGGCCTGGGTGGGATTGAGTTTGTTCTCCTGGCcatgatggcctatgaccgctatgtggctgTGTGCGACCCCCTGAGATACTCGGTCATCATGCACGGAGGGCTCTGTGCTAGGCTGGCCATCACATCCTGGGTCAGTGGCTCTGTCAACTCTCTCGTGCAGACCACCATCACCTTTCAGTTGCCTATGT contains:
- the OR2F2B gene encoding olfactory receptor family 2 subfamily F member 2B, coding for MGANNQTWVREFILLGLSNDWDTQVTLFVLFSVTYLLTLLGNVLIVLLIRLDSRLHTPMYFFLTNLSLVDVSYATSIVPQMLVHFLAEHKGIPYVSCAAQLFFSLGLGGIEFVLLAMMAYDRYVAVCDPLRYSVIMHGGLCARLAITSWVSGSVNSLVQTTITFQLPMCTNKYIDHISCEILAVVRLACVDTSSNEVAIMVSSIVLLMTPFCLVLLSYIRIISTILKIQSTEGRKKAFHTCASHLTVVFLCYGMTIFTYIQPNSSPSVLQEKLISVFYAILMPVLNPMIYSLRNKEVKGAWQKLLGQLSGLMSKLGT